A genome region from Euphorbia lathyris chromosome 4, ddEupLath1.1, whole genome shotgun sequence includes the following:
- the LOC136226530 gene encoding ethylene-responsive transcription factor WRI1-like, which yields MKSSPICGSSSSSSSTCSSASSSPSSFLDSDNSPPASRQLHPPKSKSKRIRKTQNKDITPNPNSGRRSSIYRGVTRHRWTGRFEAHLWDKSSWNNIQNKKGRQVYLGAYDEEEAAARTYDLAALKYWGPETTLNFAIETYRKEVEEMQEMSKEEYLASLRRRSSGFSRGVSKYRGVARHHHNGRWEARIGRVFGNKYLYLGTFNTQEEAAAAYDMAALEHRGANAVTNFNVGNYIDKLKEKGIFLDNILPKPLPSNCSEPEAEAPPQELQSTQLLSPALPPCMDPINGGGGGDELGWSFCWDSGFSYLSVPDLPLEKACKLPDLFDETRFELENIDMIFESCCFGNGKEERLTSTTTTTTVSCIYPA from the exons atgAAGAGCTCTCCAATTTGTGGCTCCTCTTCATCCTCTTCTTCCACTTGTTCATCTGCTTCTTCTTCGCCATCTTCTTTTCTGGATTCTGACAATAGTCCCCCTGCTTCCCGTCAATTACACCCACCAAAATCAAAATCCAAACGCAttagaaaaacacaaaacaaagatATTACTCCTAATCCCAACTCCGGCCGAAGAAGTTCTATTTACAGAGGAGTTACCAG gcataGATGGACAGGAAGGTTTGAAGCTCACCTATGGGATAAAAGCTCATGGAATAACATTCAAAATAAGAAAGGAAGACAAG TTTATTTGG GGGCATATGATGAGGAGGAAGCAGCTGCTCGTACTTATGATCTTGCAGCTCTGAAGTACTGGGGACCAGAGACAACCTTGAATTTTGCG ATAGAAACGTACAGAAAGGAGGTTGAGGAGATGCAGGAGATGAGCAAGGAAGAATATTTGGCATCTCTCCGACGTCGTAGCAGTGGGTTCTCGAGAGGTGTCTCTAAATACCGTGGGGTGGCTAg GCATCACCATAATGGTAGATGGGAAGCtcgaattggaagagtttttgGCAATAAGTATCTTTACCTTGGAACTTTTA ACACGCAAGAAGAGGCAGCAGCGGCATATGACATGGCGGCATTAGAACATAGAGGAGCAAATGCTGTGACAAATTTCAATGTAGGCAATTACATTGACAAGTTGAAAGAAAAAGGAATCTTTTTAGACAACATCCTCCCCAAGCCACTTCCGAGTAACTGCTCAGAACCAGAAGCAGAAGCGCCGCCACAAGAACTGCAGTCAACCCAACTTCTTTCTCCGGCACTTCCGCCGTGCATGGATCCTATAAACGGAGGAGGAGGAGGCGATGAGCTTGGGTGGAGCTTCTGCTGGGATTCAGGATTCAGTTATCTCTCGGTGCCGGACCTTCCTCTTGAAAAGGCCTGCAAATTGCCAGACCTGTTTGACGAGACAAGATTCGAATTAGAAAACATAGACATGATATTCGAATCTTGTTGCTTCGGAAATGGGAAAGAAGAAAGGTTAacttcaacaacaacaacaaccacGGTTTCTTGTATCTATCCAGCTTGA